A single genomic interval of Caretta caretta isolate rCarCar2 chromosome 23, rCarCar1.hap1, whole genome shotgun sequence harbors:
- the LOC142069836 gene encoding uncharacterized protein LOC142069836: protein METLVSGRMLRAGLLLLPLLLCFGPETVGSSNPITLGEIVDHVDKDGLAVEYAFAVSLEKASCENTSSLEQVLLRNKLWDMQAAINQVGGLQNPDEGHIVAPRMKQQGDQNSPVQKILAQIYNERSCLIFFTVHSPCAGTCLLGKRPHNILWLVSDTFRPIDNNYKAFVFRQIYRQDRDLGPKSLLEAWHRLPDVPLLRCDTTGCRDCRRNDPNTDTNACLDEMRAMRQPLHPPGRGQEREQVGEGRAEVGGESRGHLRRAGEMVRQVAPLEGWGDSGAEGDIVTLGGWSDSALLRKRCGRLRWVLRWSRRLRRWVRWCRRCRRGRGCCRHMKRLRRWSRRLRRWVRWCRNRRRGRRGGRCRRGWRGGRCRRGRRGSRRWRGRRGGRRWRGRRSGRCRRGRRGGRCRRDRRGGRYPRTIRPQRHRTCREGRTDRDLSWVRAQG from the exons ATGGAAACCCTG GTGTCGGGGCGGATGCTCAGGGCTggactcctgctgctgccccttctcctctgctTCGGGCCAGAGACTGTCGGGAGCAGCAACCCCATCACGCTTGGAGAGATTGTGGATCATGTAGATAA GGATGGGTTGGCTGTTGAATACGCCTTCGCCGTCAGCCTGGAGAAAGCCAGCTGCGAGAACACATCTAGTCTGGAACAGGTGCTGCTCAGGAACAAGCTGTGGGACATGCAGGCGGCCATTAACCAAGTGGGCGGCCTGCAGAACCCAGATGAAGGGCACATTGTGGCTCCCCGGATGAAGCAGCAGGGTGACCAGAACAGCCCTGTGCAGAAGATCCTGGCCCAGATCTACAACGAGAGAAGCTGCCTGATCTTCTTCACCGTCCACTCGCCCTGTGCGGGGACGTGCCTGCTGGGGAAGAGACCCCACAACATCCTGTGGCTGGTGAGCGACACCTTCCGCCCCATCGACAACAACTACAAGGCCTTCGTCTTCCGGCAGATCTACCGGCAGGACCGGGACCTGGGTCCCAAAAGCCTGCTGGAGGCCTGGCACCGGCTGCCCGACGTGCCCCTGCTGCGCTGCGACACCACGGGCTGCAGGGACTGCAGAAGGAACGACCCCAACACCGACACCAACGCCTGCCTGGACGAGATGCGAGCCATGAGGCAGCCGCTGCACCCacctggcagggggcaggagagagagcaggtgggagaggggagagcagaggttggaggggagagcagggggcaccTTCGGAGGGCTGGGGAGATGGTGAGGCAGGTGGCTCcattggagggctggggggacagcggggcaGAGGGCGACATCGTAACGTTGGGGGGATGGTCGGACAGTGCGCTCCTTCGGAAACGCTGCGGACGCCTTAGGTGGGTGCTGCGCTGGAGTCGGCGTTTGCGGCGTTGGGTGAGGTGGTGCAGGAGGTGCCGTAGGGGACGGGGGTGCTGCAGGCACATGAAGCGATTGAGGCGCTGGAGTCGGCGTTTGCGGCGTTGGGTGAGGTGGTGCAGGAATCGCCGTAGGGGACGGCGTGGCGGCAGGTGCCGTAGGGGATGGCGTGGCGGCAGGTGCCGGAGGGGACGGCGTGGCAGCAGGCGCTGGAGGGGACGGCGTGGCGGCAGGCGCTGGAGGGGACGGCGTAGCGGCAGGTGCCGGAGGGGACGGCGTGGCGGCAGGTGCCGGAGGGACCGGCGTGGTGGCAG ATACCCAAGAACTATCCGTCCCCAGCGCCACCGAACCTGCAGGGAAGGCAGAACCGACAGGGACCTCTCCTGGGTCCGGGCACAAGGATGA